CCTGTACCCGCAAAGGCTTTACTCATGCCGTCGATGAAAACGGTGTAGTCTTTCATCTCCGGGCGGAGGGATACGGGGTTGTAGTGCTGGGTTTCCCCGAAGGTGAGCACCCAGTACATCTGGTCGAACAGCACGTACAGTGGTTTTTCACCGGCGCCGCGGGATTTGTTCTCTTCCAGCACCATATCGCAGATATCTTCCAGTTGTTTTTTACCGAAGGTGGTGCCTGTGGGGTTCTGCGGAGAGCAGAGCGCCAGCAGGGTAGCACCTTTCAGCAGCGGCTTCAGCTCAGCTGCCGTGGGCATGAAATCATTTTCCACTTTGGTTTCCAGCACTACGTGCTCCCCTTCCATGAAATGCGTGTAGTGATTGTTGTTCCATGACGGGGTAGCGTAGATCACCTTCTCGCCACGGTCTACGATCGTGCGGTAGGTGGCATATATAATGGGGCGGCCACCGCAGGAGATCACGATCTCGCTGGCGGGATCATAGGTCAGCCCTTCCCTTTCAGCAATAAAGTCACCCACGGCCTTGCGCAGTTCCGCAATACCATCCGCCGGGGGATAGTTGGTATATTTATCCTTGTATGCCTGGATGATCTCGTTCTCGAACTCCACCGGGATCGGGAACACCTTGGGGTCAAAATCACCAATGGTGAAATTGTAGATCTTTTCGCCCTTAG
This genomic stretch from Chitinophaga sp. XS-30 harbors:
- a CDS encoding pyridoxal phosphate-dependent aminotransferase; the encoded protein is MKLSHLAETLIGSEIIKLAGEIKEKQAKGEKIYNFTIGDFDPKVFPIPVEFENEIIQAYKDKYTNYPPADGIAELRKAVGDFIAEREGLTYDPASEIVISCGGRPIIYATYRTIVDRGEKVIYATPSWNNNHYTHFMEGEHVVLETKVENDFMPTAAELKPLLKGATLLALCSPQNPTGTTFGKKQLEDICDMVLEENKSRGAGEKPLYVLFDQMYWVLTFGETQHYNPVSLRPEMKDYTVFIDGMSKAFAGTGVRVGWALGPKHVMSKMKAILSHVGAWSPMAEQKAAAKYLVQKEAVNKYLAHFKGEVEERLVKIYEGFDALKKAGHAVDAIAPQAAIYLTIKLDLVGKKTAAGTVLADQAAVTSYILDEAKLAVVPFYAFGSAKDSPWYRLSVGTCVKAEIPEMLAKLKATLEQLQ